In one window of Romboutsia hominis DNA:
- a CDS encoding ATP-binding cassette domain-containing protein, translating into MDIKIKNLYKKYDDKVIFKDFNIIFKENRVNTILGKSGCGKTTLLKIISNIVEKDSGKIEGINTNSISYIFQEDRLVEWLTVKENLKLILKNDYKKGELDKICKKYLNLVGVQDFENYYPQSLSGGIRQRVNIARAFAKPSKLIIMDEPFKSIDIKNKNDIMKAFKNVLREETRTVLFVTHDIDEALYFTGKIYILGGDPLIIKATFNSNQIEDKKQIINLI; encoded by the coding sequence ATGGATATAAAGATAAAAAATTTATATAAGAAATATGATGATAAGGTTATATTTAAAGACTTTAATATTATATTTAAGGAAAATAGAGTAAATACTATATTAGGGAAATCAGGATGCGGAAAAACTACATTACTAAAAATAATTAGCAATATAGTAGAAAAAGATAGCGGAAAAATAGAAGGTATAAATACAAATAGTATAAGTTACATATTTCAAGAGGATAGGCTTGTAGAATGGTTAACAGTAAAGGAAAATCTGAAGTTAATATTAAAAAATGACTATAAAAAAGGTGAGTTAGACAAAATTTGCAAAAAATACTTAAACTTGGTGGGAGTACAGGATTTTGAAAACTATTATCCTCAAAGTTTAAGCGGTGGAATCAGACAAAGGGTAAATATCGCTAGAGCATTTGCTAAACCATCAAAACTTATAATAATGGATGAACCTTTTAAATCGATAGATATAAAAAATAAAAATGACATTATGAAGGCTTTCAAAAATGTTTTGAGAGAAGAAACTAGAACAGTTTTATTTGTAACACATGATATAGATGAAGCCTTATATTTTACGGGGAAAATATATATACTAGGAGGGGATCCATTAATTATAAAAGCAACATTTAACTCAAATCAGATAGAAGATAAAAAACAGATAATAAATTTAATATAA
- a CDS encoding YaiI/YqxD family protein has product MKILIDGDGCPVVDITIKVAKKFNIEVLIMCDTSHNFDKYNVETIVLSKGRDSVDFSLVNKVNKGDIIVTQDYGLAAMALSKGGYPINQNGRAYTNENIDQLLFTRHISKKLRSSGARVKGPSKRKKEDNIRFEKYLQELCKELL; this is encoded by the coding sequence ATGAAAATATTAATAGATGGTGATGGATGCCCAGTTGTAGATATAACAATAAAAGTAGCTAAAAAATTTAATATAGAAGTATTAATAATGTGTGATACATCACATAACTTTGATAAGTATAATGTAGAAACTATAGTCTTATCAAAAGGAAGAGATTCCGTAGATTTTTCTTTGGTTAATAAAGTAAATAAGGGTGATATAATAGTAACTCAAGATTACGGTTTAGCTGCAATGGCACTTTCAAAGGGAGGATACCCAATAAATCAAAATGGAAGAGCGTATACAAATGAAAATATAGACCAATTACTATTTACAAGACATATATCAAAAAAACTAAGAAGCTCAGGTGCTCGAGTAAAGGGTCCATCAAAAAGGAAGAAAGAAGATAATATAAGATTTGAAAAGTATTTACAAGAATTATGTAAGGAATTATTATAA
- a CDS encoding ABC transporter substrate-binding protein, whose protein sequence is MRKFISILSTGIIAMGILSGCASIDKEKSESIKDETFKKVVKVVSPDGLPTIAIAKLIKEKPEIKSNYEIEYTIEKTSETLSTTVMKEEPDIAIVPSNMASIVYNKTKNYQIAGTTGFGSSYIVSTEDINNYEDLKGKNIMNIGKGLTPDITAQYIISEKGLNTESDVNFSYVNSPSELVPMIVSGKENTAIVPEPALSALMTKKENVKIFKGLNDEYKEIADSEYGYPQATIIVKNSFLEENKDFTNKFLDNVKEGIEWANDNPSELATYCGEIEVSTEKPIIVKSIERANLKFVPIEDSKDIYKNYYKKLFDSNPKSLGGNIPDEGIFMER, encoded by the coding sequence ATGAGGAAGTTTATAAGTATTTTATCAACAGGAATAATAGCAATGGGGATATTGTCAGGTTGTGCATCTATTGATAAAGAAAAATCAGAAAGTATTAAAGACGAAACATTTAAGAAGGTTGTAAAAGTGGTATCTCCAGATGGATTACCAACAATAGCAATAGCTAAATTAATAAAAGAGAAACCAGAAATAAAGTCAAATTATGAAATTGAATATACGATAGAAAAGACATCAGAAACCCTTTCAACAACAGTTATGAAAGAAGAACCAGATATAGCTATAGTACCATCTAATATGGCATCTATAGTTTATAACAAAACAAAGAATTACCAAATAGCAGGAACAACAGGGTTTGGTTCATCTTACATAGTTTCAACAGAAGATATAAATAATTATGAAGACTTAAAAGGAAAAAATATTATGAACATAGGTAAGGGTTTAACACCAGACATAACAGCACAATATATAATATCTGAAAAGGGATTAAATACTGAAAGTGATGTTAATTTTAGCTATGTAAATTCACCAAGTGAATTAGTACCAATGATAGTGTCTGGTAAAGAAAATACAGCAATAGTACCAGAACCAGCTCTTAGTGCCCTCATGACTAAAAAAGAAAATGTGAAAATATTTAAAGGCTTAAATGATGAATATAAAGAAATAGCAGATTCAGAATATGGATATCCTCAAGCAACTATTATAGTTAAGAATAGTTTTTTAGAAGAAAATAAAGATTTTACTAATAAATTTTTAGATAATGTTAAAGAAGGGATAGAATGGGCAAATGATAACCCATCAGAACTTGCTACATACTGTGGAGAAATAGAAGTTTCAACAGAGAAACCTATAATTGTAAAATCTATTGAAAGAGCAAATCTTAAATTCGTACCTATAGAAGATAGCAAGGATATATACAAAAACTATTATAAAAAGCTATTCGACTCAAATCCAAAGTCACTAGGAGGAAATATACCAGATGAAGGAATTTTTATGGAAAGATAG
- the rbr gene encoding rubrerythrin: MKSLKGTKTAQNLMNAFAGESMAKNKYQFYAKIARKEGFAQIGDIFDETAQNEEMHGKIFFRYLLNDFTGEDVQVTGSYGMGMSSTLENLKTAAAGENEEDTLYLKFAADAREEGFEEIAASFTHIHGIEAHHRDRFLRLAKNIEENKVFEKPEVKEWVCTVCGYVHSGTEAPQVCPACKHPQGYYEIKAENF, encoded by the coding sequence ATGAAATCTTTAAAAGGAACTAAAACAGCACAAAATTTAATGAACGCATTCGCAGGAGAGTCAATGGCTAAAAACAAATACCAATTCTATGCTAAAATAGCTAGAAAAGAAGGATTTGCTCAAATAGGTGATATATTTGATGAAACTGCTCAAAACGAAGAAATGCATGGAAAAATATTCTTTAGATACTTATTAAATGATTTCACTGGAGAAGATGTTCAAGTGACAGGTTCTTACGGAATGGGTATGTCTAGTACTTTAGAAAATTTAAAAACAGCAGCAGCAGGAGAAAATGAAGAAGATACTCTTTACTTAAAATTCGCTGCAGATGCTAGAGAAGAAGGATTTGAAGAAATAGCTGCTTCTTTTACTCATATTCATGGAATAGAAGCTCATCATAGAGATAGATTCTTAAGATTAGCTAAGAATATAGAAGAAAATAAAGTATTCGAGAAACCAGAAGTTAAAGAATGGGTATGTACAGTATGTGGATATGTTCATTCAGGAACAGAAGCTCCACAAGTTTGTCCAGCTTGCAAACATCCACAAGGATATTATGAAATAAAAGCTGAAAACTTCTAA
- a CDS encoding tRNA 2-thiocytidine biosynthesis TtcA family protein, with the protein MTMQKLLSKARQAIQDFDMIQDNDKIAVGLSGGKDSLTLLHILKNYQRFSPQKFELIAITLNPGGVDNSPLYKLCEDLDVEFHEVQTNIKEIVFDIRKEKNPCSLCANLRRGALNGTAKELGCTKVALGHHKDDAIETFLMSMLYEGRVNCFSPKTVMDKQDLTIIRPMIYIEEYMTKKATREYNYPVIENPCPADGHTNRQNIKELVQRLNKEMPGSKKNIFGALNNPDKLFIWDKEKIK; encoded by the coding sequence ATGACTATGCAAAAACTTCTTAGTAAAGCTCGTCAAGCTATACAAGATTTTGATATGATACAAGACAACGATAAAATAGCAGTAGGACTTTCTGGAGGAAAAGATAGTTTAACATTACTTCACATACTGAAAAACTATCAAAGATTCTCACCTCAAAAGTTTGAATTGATTGCAATAACGCTAAATCCTGGTGGTGTAGACAATTCACCATTATACAAACTTTGTGAAGATTTAGATGTAGAATTTCACGAAGTTCAAACTAATATAAAAGAAATTGTATTTGATATAAGAAAAGAGAAAAATCCATGTTCATTATGTGCCAACTTAAGACGTGGTGCGCTAAATGGTACTGCTAAAGAACTAGGATGTACTAAGGTTGCGCTTGGGCACCATAAAGATGATGCAATAGAGACTTTTTTAATGTCTATGCTATATGAAGGAAGAGTTAACTGTTTTTCTCCAAAGACGGTTATGGATAAACAAGATTTAACAATAATAAGACCTATGATTTATATAGAAGAATATATGACAAAAAAGGCCACAAGAGAATATAACTATCCAGTTATAGAGAATCCTTGCCCTGCCGATGGTCATACTAATAGACAAAATATAAAAGAACTTGTCCAAAGATTAAATAAAGAAATGCCAGGTTCAAAAAAGAACATATTTGGAGCTTTAAATAATCCTGATAAATTATTTATATGGGATAAAGAAAAAATAAAATAA
- a CDS encoding C39 family peptidase, whose product MVYKKKKKRVMKKNIKYSIIGVAAILGIGLVAILGKHTMSGNKGDELISKENLNSNDPTIISLVEESNEYPKVKKILNNIDLYPKDLLDLAAKKPETIDFVSDYIYNDSKTSKKISVKDDYKKGEIPLFLQWDERWGYDKYGSNFIAIDGCGPTSLAMVAVGLTGNTNINPKAVSDFAYNSGYYVEGIGSKWSLMTDGASNFGLKGKEIPLSKEVIISTLKKGEPIIATMGPGTFTTQGHYIVLTGVDKDGNIIVNDPDSKEKSNKTWDIDIFMKETKDLWKFSVA is encoded by the coding sequence ATGGTCTATAAAAAGAAGAAAAAAAGAGTGATGAAGAAGAATATTAAATATTCTATTATAGGCGTAGCGGCTATATTAGGTATAGGTTTAGTAGCCATATTGGGGAAGCATACAATGTCTGGAAATAAAGGGGATGAATTAATATCTAAAGAAAATTTAAACTCAAATGATCCAACTATAATTAGTTTAGTAGAAGAATCAAATGAATATCCAAAAGTAAAAAAGATATTAAATAATATAGATTTATATCCTAAGGATTTATTAGATTTAGCAGCTAAAAAGCCTGAAACTATAGATTTTGTTTCAGATTATATCTATAATGATTCAAAAACAAGTAAAAAAATATCTGTAAAAGATGATTACAAAAAAGGTGAAATACCACTTTTCCTTCAATGGGACGAAAGATGGGGATACGATAAATATGGTTCAAACTTTATTGCAATTGATGGATGTGGACCAACTTCTTTAGCAATGGTTGCGGTAGGTCTTACAGGAAATACAAACATAAATCCAAAGGCAGTTTCAGATTTTGCTTATAATAGCGGGTACTATGTAGAGGGCATAGGCTCTAAGTGGAGTTTAATGACTGATGGAGCAAGCAACTTTGGACTAAAGGGCAAAGAAATACCTTTAAGTAAAGAAGTAATTATATCTACTCTTAAAAAAGGAGAGCCAATAATAGCAACTATGGGTCCAGGAACATTTACAACTCAAGGACATTATATAGTCTTAACTGGCGTAGATAAAGATGGAAATATAATAGTGAATGACCCTGATAGTAAAGAAAAAAGCAATAAAACTTGGGATATAGATATTTTCATGAAGGAAACTAAGGATTTATGGAAGTTTAGTGTAGCTTAA
- a CDS encoding HAMP domain-containing sensor histidine kinase has translation MNSYAKIPQVIINVVNEFLYAKNNYIGDLVYIILILLITIPIYIIFMKKKIESISEIINTTNIMANGDLNQTIQVVSKDEVGQLGNNINSIVSQLRNITIEERRAQQTKTDLITNVSHDLRTPLTSIIGYLGLIEDDRYKDEVELRYYTTIAYEKSKSLSILINDLFELTKMQNNTISLDKIDINLVELLGQITEQFKYEFKQNDIKGRTDFSEDKLIINADANKLVRVFENLISNGIKYGKDGGYIDIVTRKQDNMAIAQIINYGEQIPSSDLPHIFERFYRVEKSRNRNDGGSGLGLAIAKNIVELHGGNIKVESNSSRTIFEVKLKLI, from the coding sequence ATGAATAGTTATGCGAAAATTCCCCAAGTAATTATAAATGTAGTAAACGAATTTTTATATGCAAAAAATAATTATATAGGAGATTTAGTTTATATAATACTAATTCTACTAATAACAATACCTATATATATTATATTTATGAAGAAAAAGATTGAGAGTATAAGTGAAATTATAAATACAACTAATATTATGGCTAATGGTGATTTAAATCAAACTATACAAGTTGTATCAAAAGATGAAGTTGGACAATTAGGAAACAATATTAATAGTATAGTTTCACAGTTGAGAAATATAACAATAGAAGAGAGAAGAGCACAACAAACTAAGACAGATTTAATAACAAATGTCTCACATGACTTAAGGACACCTTTAACATCTATAATAGGATACTTAGGTCTAATAGAAGATGATAGATATAAAGATGAAGTTGAACTTAGATACTATACGACGATTGCATATGAAAAATCTAAAAGCTTGAGCATTCTTATAAATGATTTGTTTGAACTTACAAAGATGCAAAATAATACTATAAGCTTAGATAAGATTGATATAAATTTAGTAGAATTATTAGGACAAATAACGGAACAGTTTAAATATGAATTTAAGCAAAATGATATAAAAGGAAGAACAGATTTTTCTGAAGATAAATTAATAATAAATGCAGATGCTAATAAGTTAGTAAGGGTATTTGAAAATTTAATAAGCAATGGGATAAAATACGGTAAGGATGGGGGATATATAGATATAGTAACAAGAAAACAAGACAATATGGCTATAGCCCAAATTATAAATTATGGAGAACAAATACCTTCTTCAGACTTACCTCATATATTCGAACGATTTTATAGAGTAGAAAAATCTAGAAATAGAAATGATGGTGGATCAGGACTAGGACTAGCTATAGCTAAAAATATAGTAGAGTTACATGGGGGAAACATCAAAGTTGAAAGTAATAGTAGCAGAACTATTTTTGAAGTAAAGCTTAAATTAATATAA
- a CDS encoding M15 family metallopeptidase, protein MKKFRVIVPIIIIVAVTIILVKILTPGKTSIQEKILNKSNSNIITNTLLVNNDNKLDENYKPYKSDVPNIPFIDNATNEEKQMEEVASKAVEELFKQAKEEGINFLGTSAYRSYATQKDIYTKKVISDGLTKANEYVAKPGSSEHQTGLCIDVTNEDRWFVGSTKEAIWLAENAHKFGFILRYPLGKEDITGKSYEPWHIRYVGKDVAKEIYENNSTLEEYTASKN, encoded by the coding sequence ATGAAAAAATTTAGGGTTATAGTACCTATTATAATAATAGTAGCAGTTACAATTATTTTAGTAAAAATATTAACGCCAGGAAAAACATCAATACAAGAAAAAATATTAAATAAAAGTAACTCAAATATTATAACAAACACGCTATTAGTAAACAATGATAATAAGTTAGATGAAAACTATAAACCATATAAAAGTGATGTGCCAAACATTCCTTTTATCGATAATGCAACTAATGAAGAAAAACAAATGGAAGAGGTTGCGTCAAAAGCAGTAGAGGAGTTATTTAAGCAAGCAAAAGAAGAAGGAATTAATTTTTTAGGTACATCAGCGTATAGATCTTATGCAACTCAAAAAGATATATATACTAAAAAGGTTATTTCGGATGGATTAACAAAGGCTAATGAATATGTGGCTAAGCCAGGTAGTAGTGAACATCAAACTGGATTATGTATAGACGTGACTAATGAAGATAGATGGTTTGTAGGTAGTACGAAAGAAGCTATATGGTTAGCAGAGAATGCTCATAAATTCGGGTTTATATTAAGATACCCATTAGGAAAAGAAGATATAACAGGTAAGTCATATGAACCGTGGCATATAAGATATGTAGGGAAAGATGTAGCTAAAGAAATATATGAAAATAATTCTACATTAGAAGAGTATACAGCTAGTAAAAATTAA
- a CDS encoding response regulator transcription factor: MKNKVLVVDDEKEIRNLLEIYLLNEGYDVIKAEDGIEALNILDREDIQLMILDIMMPGIDGIEVCRRIREKLDIPILMLSAKSEDMDKIQGIMTGADDYMTKPFNPLELTVRVKSLLRRAYYFNNKSKYSRDIITIENLNIDKSKHKVTVGEIEIPLTSREFDILYLLASNKGRVFSTEEIFEKVWKEQYYQSNNTVMVHISRIREKIENHIDDKIIHTVWGVGYKVEK, translated from the coding sequence TTGAAAAATAAAGTACTTGTAGTAGATGATGAAAAGGAAATTAGAAATCTTCTTGAAATATATTTATTAAATGAAGGATATGATGTAATAAAAGCTGAAGATGGAATAGAAGCTTTAAATATATTAGACAGAGAAGATATACAATTGATGATACTAGATATAATGATGCCTGGTATAGATGGAATAGAAGTTTGTAGAAGGATAAGAGAAAAATTAGATATTCCTATATTAATGCTAAGTGCTAAATCTGAAGATATGGATAAAATTCAAGGTATAATGACAGGGGCAGATGATTATATGACAAAGCCTTTTAATCCATTAGAACTTACAGTTAGAGTGAAATCATTACTTAGAAGAGCGTATTATTTTAATAATAAATCAAAATATAGTCGGGATATAATAACAATAGAAAATTTAAATATAGATAAAAGTAAACATAAGGTTACTGTTGGAGAAATTGAAATACCTTTAACATCTAGGGAATTTGATATTTTATATCTATTAGCTAGTAATAAAGGGCGTGTATTTAGTACAGAAGAAATTTTTGAAAAGGTATGGAAAGAACAATACTACCAATCTAATAACACTGTGATGGTTCATATAAGTAGGATAAGGGAAAAAATAGAAAATCATATAGATGATAAAATAATACACACTGTGTGGGGGGTAGGATATAAAGTTGAAAAATAA
- a CDS encoding DUF488 family protein, translating to MQVFAIGHSNYPIEKLIDMLNQYNINCVVDIRETPYSRYNIQYNREDFCKTLRKEGFIYIYMGKEFGARRGSKESYNREGFADFEKVSKEDIFKKGIERIKDGCKKGYKIALLGAMQDPIRCHRSILVGRRLNENGINVKYILHEGDVAEQEDIENQLSDKYFSERNQITIDSLIGNSMSKEDMINEAYRLANKEIGYRTEGISK from the coding sequence ATGCAAGTATTTGCGATAGGTCACTCTAATTATCCAATTGAAAAGCTTATAGATATGTTAAATCAATACAATATAAATTGTGTTGTAGATATTAGAGAAACTCCATATTCTAGGTATAATATTCAATACAATAGAGAAGATTTTTGTAAAACTTTAAGAAAAGAAGGATTTATATATATATACATGGGAAAAGAATTTGGAGCTAGGAGAGGATCAAAAGAATCTTATAATAGAGAAGGATTTGCTGATTTTGAGAAAGTAAGCAAAGAAGATATATTTAAAAAGGGGATAGAGAGAATAAAAGATGGGTGTAAAAAAGGATATAAAATTGCTCTTTTAGGGGCAATGCAAGATCCAATCAGATGTCATAGGAGTATATTAGTTGGAAGAAGATTAAATGAAAATGGAATAAATGTGAAGTATATACTACACGAAGGAGATGTGGCCGAACAAGAGGATATAGAAAATCAACTTTCAGATAAATATTTTAGTGAAAGAAATCAAATAACCATAGATAGTTTAATTGGTAATAGCATGTCTAAAGAGGACATGATAAATGAAGCATATAGGCTAGCAAATAAAGAAATTGGATATAGAACGGAAGGTATATCTAAATAA
- a CDS encoding ABC transporter permease: MKEFLWKDRLQILTSCILLIIIWEILATLIDNPIYLPTVEVVLANILIIFKSEDFFINVLSSAYRTIVSFLLALISSIFLGIVSSGSSLFRNILKPVNALSTSIPTMVLVVLALIWFDKDNAPFIVGIFIVFPILYEGVLSSILGVDKNIIEMTNIYKVKKIDKLKYIYFPLIKFQVTNLLVSTFSLAFKVVIAGEVHGQPKYGIGTVIQYEKMNFNTEAIFAWIIIIAMISFALDILNKFITKKSFKWRV, encoded by the coding sequence ATGAAGGAATTTTTATGGAAAGATAGATTACAGATACTTACATCTTGTATATTATTAATTATAATTTGGGAAATATTAGCGACACTTATAGATAATCCGATATATTTACCTACAGTAGAAGTGGTTCTAGCTAATATTCTAATTATATTTAAAAGTGAAGATTTTTTTATAAATGTGCTTAGCTCTGCTTACAGGACAATAGTAAGTTTTTTATTAGCTTTAATAAGTTCAATATTTTTAGGTATAGTTTCTTCAGGAAGTAGTTTATTTAGAAACATACTAAAACCCGTAAATGCTTTATCAACATCTATCCCAACTATGGTTTTAGTAGTATTGGCTCTTATATGGTTTGATAAGGACAACGCACCTTTTATAGTTGGGATATTTATAGTTTTCCCCATATTATATGAAGGTGTATTAAGTTCTATTTTAGGAGTTGATAAAAACATAATAGAGATGACAAACATCTATAAGGTAAAAAAAATAGACAAACTTAAATATATCTACTTTCCATTAATAAAGTTTCAAGTTACTAATTTATTAGTGTCTACATTTTCATTGGCTTTTAAAGTGGTTATAGCAGGAGAGGTTCACGGGCAACCAAAGTATGGAATAGGAACAGTAATTCAATATGAAAAAATGAATTTTAATACAGAAGCTATATTTGCATGGATAATAATCATAGCAATGATTTCATTTGCTTTAGATATACTTAATAAGTTTATAACTAAAAAGTCCTTTAAATGGAGAGTGTAG
- the mprF gene encoding bifunctional lysylphosphatidylglycerol flippase/synthetase MprF, with protein MIIINKVKLKNTLKYLIALVIFVIVMKEFISVVSSFNMNTFKLYADKLTLINSITIILLGIISYLPLSLYDFVLKRRVNINLDNRELYKFSWIASSIASIAGFGGSTAIALKSNFYGNYVKDKKLLVKEISKIVALNLTGFSMVSFIYAITNFESLKLNDWTSILTLIISVYFPAISIYFIYKFIKGNDEDRKDIKDAVTIMGISALEWLTTIVLIYSIMLVLDANISFMKLFPVFVLAIIVAIVSLSPGGLGSFDLTMILGLQALNVPSEKVLLAIFLYRISYYIVPLIIGLILYGNVMWKTVDDDIRDIVMTILSKMAHIGIVLIVLLTGSILLISEAIPEVINKINIISRVSHLSIIYIPDKFAIVLGFLLIAMSRLLIYKSKNIYKLTLIIVALCIGVTFAQGTDYGRALYLVIVGLIIWLGKKQFYRESFVMRWGIFIQDVIILLSFLILYLYTFYASVHGKVGKIPFTQYQIQFSNASSNVMFLSIAGFIIAILFLCIIYYKNGKNEFPKMKLEECKDDVENILNKFGGTSIIHFIYLNDKYVYINKDKDVLIQYQTYANKIFILGNPVGNDENIFNTIQEFYELADKYGYIPTFCAIDDKLIPYLHETGYEFFKLGEEAAVDLNKFTLEGRKMKSVRNAISRVSKEEYTFEVVKPPFSDEFMDSIKAVSDEWLCGRQEKGFSIGFFDVEYLSRNPISIVKNKDGEIKGFANFMPMYDGHKTLSIDLMRFSHETCNGIMDFMFVNLFEWGKENGYSRFNMGMAPLSNVGISKYAFLGEKIAAKVYSHGHKFYSFQGLKKFKEKYCDSWDGRYMAYKRKTSLITTMIQVILLVSKPIEKVD; from the coding sequence ATTATAATTATAAATAAAGTAAAATTAAAAAATACATTAAAGTATTTAATAGCATTAGTAATATTTGTTATAGTTATGAAAGAGTTTATCAGTGTAGTTTCTTCATTTAATATGAATACATTTAAACTATATGCAGATAAGTTAACGCTTATAAACTCAATAACAATAATACTTTTAGGAATTATTTCATATCTTCCTTTAAGTCTTTACGATTTTGTACTAAAAAGAAGAGTGAATATCAACTTAGATAACAGGGAGTTATATAAATTCTCATGGATAGCTAGTTCAATTGCTAGTATAGCTGGATTTGGAGGAAGTACAGCCATAGCATTAAAGAGTAATTTTTATGGTAATTATGTGAAGGACAAAAAGTTACTTGTAAAAGAGATATCAAAAATAGTAGCTTTAAATTTAACTGGTTTTTCTATGGTGAGTTTCATATATGCCATCACTAATTTTGAGTCATTAAAGTTAAATGATTGGACAAGCATATTAACTTTAATAATAAGTGTATATTTCCCGGCAATATCAATATACTTCATATATAAGTTTATTAAGGGAAATGATGAAGATAGAAAAGATATTAAAGATGCGGTAACTATAATGGGAATATCAGCATTAGAATGGTTAACAACTATAGTTTTAATATACTCTATCATGTTAGTACTAGATGCAAATATATCATTTATGAAATTATTCCCGGTATTTGTACTAGCAATTATAGTGGCTATTGTAAGTTTATCACCAGGAGGACTTGGTTCTTTTGATTTGACAATGATACTAGGATTACAAGCTTTAAATGTTCCATCAGAGAAAGTTTTATTAGCTATATTCCTATATAGAATTTCTTATTATATAGTTCCATTAATTATAGGATTAATTTTATATGGAAATGTAATGTGGAAGACTGTAGATGATGATATAAGAGATATAGTAATGACTATACTATCAAAAATGGCTCATATAGGTATAGTACTTATTGTACTATTAACAGGAAGTATTCTGTTAATATCAGAAGCTATTCCTGAAGTTATAAATAAAATAAATATAATAAGTAGAGTCTCACATCTATCAATAATATATATACCAGATAAATTTGCCATAGTATTAGGATTTTTACTTATAGCTATGTCTAGATTATTAATTTATAAATCAAAAAATATTTATAAATTAACTTTAATAATAGTTGCCTTATGTATTGGGGTGACTTTCGCACAAGGAACGGACTATGGTAGAGCATTGTATTTAGTAATAGTAGGTCTTATAATTTGGCTTGGTAAAAAACAATTTTATAGAGAAAGTTTTGTAATGCGTTGGGGAATATTTATACAAGATGTAATAATATTGCTATCTTTCTTAATACTATATCTATATACTTTCTACGCAAGCGTTCATGGAAAAGTAGGAAAGATACCTTTTACTCAATATCAAATACAATTTTCAAATGCATCATCAAATGTAATGTTTTTAAGTATAGCTGGATTTATAATAGCCATATTATTCTTATGTATTATATATTATAAGAATGGTAAAAATGAATTCCCTAAGATGAAATTAGAAGAATGTAAAGATGATGTAGAAAATATACTAAATAAATTTGGCGGGACATCTATAATACACTTTATATATTTAAATGATAAGTATGTTTATATAAATAAAGATAAGGATGTTTTAATACAATATCAAACTTATGCTAATAAGATATTTATATTAGGAAATCCAGTAGGGAATGATGAAAATATATTTAATACTATTCAGGAATTCTATGAGTTAGCTGATAAATATGGATATATACCAACATTCTGTGCTATAGATGATAAATTAATTCCATACCTTCATGAAACAGGATATGAGTTCTTTAAATTAGGAGAAGAGGCAGCTGTAGATTTAAATAAATTTACATTAGAAGGAAGAAAAATGAAGAGTGTAAGAAATGCTATATCAAGAGTTAGTAAAGAAGAATATACATTTGAAGTTGTAAAGCCTCCTTTCAGTGATGAATTTATGGATAGTATAAAAGCTGTATCTGATGAATGGCTATGTGGAAGACAAGAAAAAGGATTCTCAATAGGATTTTTCGATGTAGAGTATTTAAGTAGAAATCCAATATCTATAGTTAAAAATAAAGATGGTGAAATAAAGGGATTTGCTAACTTTATGCCGATGTATGATGGTCATAAAACTTTATCGATAGACTTAATGCGTTTTTCACATGAAACTTGTAATGGAATAATGGACTTCATGTTCGTTAATCTATTTGAGTGGGGAAAAGAAAATGGATACTCAAGATTTAATATGGGTATGGCTCCATTATCAAATGTAGGTATATCAAAGTATGCATTTCTAGGCGAGAAGATAGCTGCCAAGGTATATTCACATGGACATAAATTCTATTCATTCCAAGGTCTAAAGAAGTTCAAAGAAAAATACTGTGATTCTTGGGATGGAAGATATATGGCTTATAAAAGAAAAACATCATTAATAACTACAATGATTCAAGTTATTTTGTTAGTTTCGAAACCTATAGAGAAGGTAGATTAA